In the genome of Apodemus sylvaticus chromosome 2, mApoSyl1.1, whole genome shotgun sequence, one region contains:
- the LOC127677787 gene encoding disks large homolog 5-like gives MFARLRKLFRRTNVDGRETRERRKGAGLSSESNEGQRRWSWRMWRAGRQTSSPVTVLSKKQAKEEEERLTRELQLVTQERNELRDRLIYVTEGAMNKRPYYTPNPLYEKLKLKEKEIMTFLHTLEKENIEAKQTFQDLKKEINFYRNLHSRLLMQKNIMNKRLVTLKQENKEVHADWTIIQQYLIDLNLNVKDEQDKTSILQGQQHQDAESVARAEISTAQEEGLLQNELPLQEAPDELHPQQPQNSLDESSTT, from the exons ATGTTTGCTCGACTCAGAAAACTCTTTCGGAGAACCAATGTGGAtgggagagagactagagagaggaggaagggagctggcctttcatctgagagtaatgaaggacAAAGGAGGTGGTCATGGAGAATGTGGA gggctggcaggcagacatcatcACCTGTAACTGTcctaagcaagaagcaggccaaggaggaagaggagaggctgacCAGAGAGCTGCAGCTTGTTACCcaagagagaaatgagctgagagatcgcttgatctatgtcacagagggagccatgaacaagag GCCATACTACACACCAAATCCGTTAtatgaaaaattgaagttaaaggagaaggagattatgacatttctacacaCCTTAGAGAAGGAGAACATTGAGGCCAAACAGACCTTCCAGGATCTCAAGAAGGAGATTAACTTCTATCG CAACCTGCACAGCCGGCTCCTGATGCAGAAGAACATTATGAATAAGAGATTGGttacactgaagcaggagaacaaggaagtacatgctgattggaccatcatTCAGCAATACCTGATTGACTTGAACCTGAATGTTAAAGATGAACAGGACAAGACCAGCATCCTCCAGGGCCAACAACATCAG gatgcagagagtgtagcaagagctgaaatttccacagcccaggaagagggcctcctgcagaatgagttgccacttcaggaagcccctgatGAGCTCCATCCTCAACAGCCACAAAATTCCTTGGATGAGTCTTCTACCACATAA